Proteins encoded together in one Yersinia mollaretii ATCC 43969 window:
- a CDS encoding class I SAM-dependent methyltransferase: protein MPKKTKSGFSATAELTCLLRAKSYGEKKPHLKSDDYVAVILSQTFHSLFSMMQKTFLLGDDVLNLATPAGIYPYIVARTLYIDAIFQKTAGRFSKIFILGAGYDSRAIRFYHALQHSRIFEIDHPAMQQHKIEKLSEVHISPPSNLTFLPIDFNQQNLADTLANFPLQTGEKCLFLLEGLLMYLDPTQVKTLLSAISDYSSDGSQIIFDFVYENLLVDDHGITDNPPRNPEYGVKESIEGVRTIGEAWTFGIAAQGIDGFLQQYGFTLLDRADAHELEKRFFTDNQGKCLERINTASCLIYASREKS, encoded by the coding sequence ATGCCAAAAAAAACCAAGTCAGGATTTTCAGCCACGGCGGAATTGACCTGTTTGCTGCGCGCAAAGTCATACGGCGAGAAAAAGCCCCATCTTAAAAGTGATGATTATGTGGCGGTTATTCTCAGTCAGACCTTCCATTCACTCTTTTCTATGATGCAGAAAACCTTTCTGCTGGGTGATGATGTCTTAAATCTCGCCACCCCCGCGGGCATTTACCCCTATATTGTGGCCCGCACCCTCTATATCGATGCTATTTTTCAAAAAACGGCTGGGCGCTTTAGCAAAATATTTATTCTGGGGGCCGGCTATGATTCACGAGCGATTCGTTTTTATCACGCGTTGCAACATAGCCGTATCTTTGAAATTGATCACCCCGCCATGCAGCAGCACAAAATCGAGAAACTGAGCGAGGTACACATCTCACCCCCTTCCAATTTGACCTTTCTTCCCATTGATTTTAATCAACAAAATTTGGCTGACACCCTCGCCAACTTCCCGCTACAAACGGGCGAGAAGTGCCTGTTTCTGTTGGAAGGCTTGCTGATGTATCTGGACCCTACACAAGTAAAAACACTGTTGAGTGCCATCAGTGATTACAGTAGTGATGGCAGCCAGATTATTTTCGATTTTGTGTATGAGAATCTATTGGTGGATGACCACGGAATAACAGATAACCCGCCACGCAACCCTGAATATGGCGTGAAAGAGAGTATTGAGGGGGTACGCACGATTGGCGAAGCTTGGACATTTGGTATCGCTGCGCAGGGGATCGACGGATTTTTACAGCAGTACGGTTTCACTTTATTGGATAGAGCCGATGCCCACGAATTGGAAAAACGATTCTTTACCGATAACCAAGGAAAATGTCTGGAGAGAATTAATACCGCCTCGTGTTTGATCTACGCCAGTCGAGAAAAATCCTAA